CAACGGCAGGCGTTGGTGCAAGTGCCCTGGTTGGCATCACGCTTGTTGATATAACCGGACAGCAAACAACGCCCGGAATAAGCGATGCACAAAGCGCCATGCACGAACACTTCCAACTCCATGCCCGGCACCGCTTCGCCGATTTCACGGATTTCCTGAATCGACAATTCACGCGACAAGACCACTCGGCTGATGCCTTGGTCGTGCCAAAACTTCACCGTGGCCCAGTTAACCGCATTGGACTGCACCGACAAATGGATTTCCTGTTCCGGATATTCCGCCCGCACCATCGCAATCAAACCTGGATCGGACATAATCAAGGCGTCCGGCTTCATGGCGATGATCGGAGCGATGTCGCGCATATAGGTTTTGATTTTGGCGTTATGCGCCGCGATATTACTGACCACATAGAATTTTTTACCCAATTCGTGTGCGCGTTTGATGCCCTTATCCAGGGTCTCTTCGTCGAATTCGTTATTGCGCACGCGCAGGCTGTAACGCGGCTGACCGGCGTAAACCGCGTCCGCGCCATAAGCAAAGGCGTATTCCATGTTTTTAAAGGTCCCGGCGGGCGAGAGTAATTCCGGTTTAAAGTTGTCTGCTTTCAAGGCAAATCCTTTATCGTTCATTTCCGAGTTGTGAACCGGGTATTTTACTCTATTTCACTCCGGTTTGTTCAAGTGTTTGATGCCATAAAACCCTTTTGTTTTCAAAGGATAATTGCGCATTGGCCGGACTGGTGGAGGGAAGCGAATGAAACACCAGATCGTCCGGTAAGGTTTGCGTTTTCATCACCTGCTTTTCAAACAGATTCTGGGCGGCTTTGCCGTTAAACAACACCGTTTTCAAATCGGGAAAGCGCTTAAAAAGCGATTCGAAATCATTGGCTTCCGGTTGCTTGATGGCCGAATCCAAACTGCCGGACCGCTCGCAAAACGCCAACACATCCCAAAGCAAAATCGCGTGCTGTCGACACAAAGCGATTTTCTGCTCAACCGTTTCAATCGGTTGCTGAAAGGCTTTCGCCAGAATCGGCCAGAAGGTATTGCGCGGATGGGCGTAATAAAACGCTTCTTCCAAGGACGCCACACTGGGCATGGTGCCGAGAATCATGATTGTCGGGTTTTCAGGCAGAATGGGCGCAAAGCCGGAACAACTGGACATAAATGCGAGTAACCGTTTACAAAGGTAGGGACGTTTATATTAAACGTATGAGCGTATGAATACCAAAAAACCGCCAGGCCTGGCGGTTTTGTCATGTGTTAACGCCGCATCAAACTTCATTGAATCGACTTTAAGAAGGCTTGCAAATCGGCTTGATTTGAAAAGTATTCCACGTCTTTAATCACCAGATTATACAGCTTATAAACCGAAACCGTTTCCGGCTGTTGCGGCCAGGTCGCCGTCATTTGCTCGTCATAAGACAGCGCAATCGGAAAAGCATAATCTTTCATTTTTGGGATCGCAAACAAACTGGTAATCAGGCTCGGCATTTGCGACACATCCGCGACATATAACCACTGATGCGCTTTCGGGTCAGTGATTTTCAAATTATCGAAACTCTCTTTCACCCATTGACCGCCGTCTTTGTGGTGCGAAAAAATCACCCATTCAGTCCCCGCCGTCAAACGAATCGGCTTATCCCATTGGTCTTTGAATTCATGTGCGGGCAATGCCTGCAATTTGGCCGGGGCCTGTGCATACGCGGCGAACTGAACACCAACCAACAACATCATGGTCATCATGATTTTCTTTAACATTTTTGAGCTCCAAAATCGTTGTTAAAACAGAGAGCTTGGCACGAGTAGGACGCGAAGAAAAAATGAGAGAAAATTTGGCTGATTAAGGCGGAAAACGCAGCTAATAGCCCGCTATTAGCCAGTTTTTCAACAAAAATCAGACGGATTTTAGCCATTTTTACTCGTGCATCTATCTCATGCCGAGCTCTCAACAAACCTTCAGATACAAAAACTGCCTGTAAAAACAGGCAGTTCTCGCTTTTTATTCTACGTTTTTGTATCTAAATCCAATTAGATGGATTTTTTACAGAAGTAGAAATCGACACACTCGTACTCACCAGAGGCCATGCGCTCTTTCGCTTCTTCCGTTGTGGAAGGCGGTGGAACGATGACTTTATCGCCTGGCTGCCAAGCTTCCGGCGTCGCACAAGCATTCGCGTCAGAGGTTTGCATGGCTTTCACGATGCGCACGAATTCGTCCATAGAACGACCGTTGCTCATCGGATAATACATCATAGCACGCAAAACTCCTTCCGGATCGATGATGAAGGTAGCACGTACAGCAGACGTATCAGCCGCACCCGGGTGAATCATCCCGTAAGATGTCGCGACTTTCATATCCAGGTCAGCGATGATCGGGAATTCGATGTCCACACCGAATTTTTCTTTGATGTTCAACACCCAAGCGTTATGCGAATGGTGTGAGTCAATGGAAAGACCCAAAAGTTCGCAGTTCAATTCGTCAAACTGTGGCTTACGCGCTTGGAACGCCATAAACTCAGTGGTACAAACCGGCGTGAAATCCGCTGGGTGAGAGAAAAGGATCAACCACTTCCCTTTGTAATCTTCAAGCGTCTTACGGCCAGCCGTTGTCACCGCATCAAAAGCCGGAGCCGGTTCATTCAAACGAGGTAGAGAAATAACTTGTGCTTCTTGGTTTTCCATTTTGGAATCTCCTATAGTTGTTATTTATACCTAGGTATAAAATATATTTTTACATCCACAAGCATATTTAATGCTTGGAACAAACTATAGCAATGCGATCCCGTTCAATCCAATTAATTATTCATTAAATTTTAATAGCAAAAAACTATTAACTTGTTTTTCTCATTAAAAATCAATAAACAGGACGCTTTTATCCCAACTCGACGTAAGAGGTTTCCTGAGGCGTAAACTCACCCACCGGGTTGCCCCACAAGTCATATTCATCCGCTGCAAAAATCTCCACCTCGACAAAATCACCGGGATTCAAGTGATGCCCTTCCGGAATAAACACCAGACCGTCGATTTCCGGCGCATCCGCTTGCGAACGTGCAATCGCACCCTCTTCGTCTACCTCGTCCACCAACACCTGCATAGTCCGGCCGATTTTGGCTTG
The nucleotide sequence above comes from Hydrogenovibrio thermophilus. Encoded proteins:
- a CDS encoding peroxiredoxin, which encodes MENQEAQVISLPRLNEPAPAFDAVTTAGRKTLEDYKGKWLILFSHPADFTPVCTTEFMAFQARKPQFDELNCELLGLSIDSHHSHNAWVLNIKEKFGVDIEFPIIADLDMKVATSYGMIHPGAADTSAVRATFIIDPEGVLRAMMYYPMSNGRSMDEFVRIVKAMQTSDANACATPEAWQPGDKVIVPPPSTTEEAKERMASGEYECVDFYFCKKSI
- a CDS encoding DNA-deoxyinosine glycosylase, translated to MSSCSGFAPILPENPTIMILGTMPSVASLEEAFYYAHPRNTFWPILAKAFQQPIETVEQKIALCRQHAILLWDVLAFCERSGSLDSAIKQPEANDFESLFKRFPDLKTVLFNGKAAQNLFEKQVMKTQTLPDDLVFHSLPSTSPANAQLSFENKRVLWHQTLEQTGVK